Proteins encoded within one genomic window of Streptomyces sp. NBC_01314:
- a CDS encoding glycosyltransferase family 4 protein gives MLGDTTSGDRPDRRALILVENLSVPFDRRVWQECTTLRDAGWKVHVICPQGSKRDTEPEAEIDGVRIHRYPLRAATGGPAGYLREYGTALWHTVRLARKVGPVDVVHACNPPDLLFLPALWLKRRGARFVFDQHDLVPELYLSRFDRGEDLLYRAVCALERRTYRAADVVLATNESYRDVAMRRGGRRPEDVFVVRSAPQTDRFQPVPPEPELKRGKPHLLCYLGVMGPQDGVDYALRALAKLRDEFGRTDWHAVFVGSGDAFDAMVELSRKLGLSEQVQFTGRIPDADLVRYLSTADVCLSPDPRNPLNDVSTMNKVLEYMAMGRPIVSFDLREARVSAGDAALYAPANDEAEFAQLIARLLDDPEKRAQMGKIGQERISGPLSWRNSQRSLLAAYAAACRDHAPVSRATRTGQGGRTVE, from the coding sequence TTGCTTGGTGACACGACCAGCGGCGACCGGCCTGACCGGCGCGCGCTGATATTGGTGGAGAACCTGTCGGTGCCGTTCGACCGGCGGGTGTGGCAGGAGTGCACGACGCTGCGCGACGCGGGCTGGAAGGTGCACGTCATCTGCCCCCAGGGGAGCAAGCGGGACACGGAGCCGGAGGCGGAGATCGACGGGGTGCGGATCCACCGCTACCCGTTGCGCGCGGCCACCGGAGGGCCGGCCGGCTACCTGCGGGAGTACGGAACGGCGTTGTGGCATACGGTCCGGCTGGCCCGGAAGGTCGGCCCGGTCGACGTGGTCCACGCCTGCAACCCGCCCGACCTGCTGTTCCTGCCGGCACTGTGGCTGAAGCGGCGCGGCGCGCGGTTCGTCTTCGACCAGCACGACCTGGTACCCGAGCTGTACCTCTCCCGGTTCGACCGCGGCGAAGATCTGCTCTACCGCGCCGTGTGCGCGCTGGAACGGCGGACCTATCGGGCCGCGGACGTCGTCCTCGCCACGAACGAGAGCTACCGGGACGTCGCGATGCGCCGTGGCGGCCGACGGCCGGAGGACGTTTTCGTGGTACGCAGCGCGCCGCAGACCGACCGGTTCCAGCCGGTGCCGCCCGAGCCGGAGTTGAAGCGTGGCAAGCCTCATCTGCTGTGCTACCTCGGCGTCATGGGCCCGCAGGACGGCGTCGACTACGCCTTGCGGGCTCTCGCGAAGCTGCGTGACGAGTTCGGGCGGACCGACTGGCACGCGGTGTTCGTCGGCTCCGGCGACGCCTTCGACGCGATGGTGGAGCTGTCCCGGAAGCTCGGGCTCTCCGAACAGGTGCAGTTCACCGGGCGCATTCCGGACGCCGACCTGGTGCGCTACCTGTCCACCGCGGACGTGTGCCTCTCCCCCGACCCGCGCAATCCGCTCAACGACGTGTCGACCATGAACAAGGTCCTGGAGTACATGGCGATGGGCCGGCCGATCGTCTCGTTCGACCTCCGGGAGGCGCGTGTCTCCGCCGGCGACGCCGCCCTCTACGCGCCGGCCAACGACGAGGCCGAGTTCGCCCAGCTCATCGCCCGGCTGCTGGATGATCCGGAGAAGCGGGCCCAGATGGGCAAGATCGGCCAGGAGCGGATCAGCGGGCCGCTCTCCTGGCGGAACTCCCAGCGATCACTGCTCGCCGCCTACGCCGCCGCCTGCCGTGACC
- a CDS encoding nucleotide sugar dehydrogenase — MRVSVFGLGYVGCVSAACLASMGHEVIGVDVNQVKVDLVNDGKAPVVEERIGELIADVVRTGALRATDDVREAIMESEVSLVCVGTPSEPNGSLCTTYLERVTEQIGAALAERGGRHTVVFRSTMLPGTCLNLLVPILEKYVGGTAGVDIGVAVNPEFLREGTSVRDFFDPPKTVIGELDPASGDAVVALYDGLPGEVFRVPVPTAEAIKYADNAFHGLKIGFANELGAVCQALGVDSHQVIDVFLADRKLNISSAYLRPGFAFGGSCLPKDLRSLVHAAQRADVSVPILAHVLPSNSDHLQRAVELVERTGKRRAGLFGLSFKPGTDDLRESPLVELAERLYGKGYDLKIYDANVSLSRLLGANREYIETRLPHLAQLLADSVDEVLEHAEVVLVGTRDPAVLSALPHGGDGPVIVDLIHLPDAEVRRTEPGYMGLAW; from the coding sequence ATGAGGGTCAGCGTTTTCGGGCTCGGCTACGTGGGCTGCGTGTCGGCCGCGTGCCTGGCCAGCATGGGTCACGAGGTCATCGGGGTGGACGTGAACCAGGTGAAGGTCGACCTGGTCAACGACGGCAAGGCCCCGGTGGTCGAGGAACGGATCGGCGAACTCATCGCCGACGTCGTGCGGACCGGAGCGCTACGCGCCACCGACGACGTCCGCGAGGCGATCATGGAGAGCGAGGTGTCGCTGGTCTGCGTGGGCACACCGTCGGAGCCCAACGGCAGCCTGTGTACGACGTACTTGGAGCGGGTCACCGAGCAGATCGGTGCCGCGCTGGCCGAGCGGGGTGGGCGGCACACCGTCGTGTTCCGCAGCACCATGCTCCCGGGCACCTGCCTGAACCTGCTGGTACCGATCCTGGAGAAGTACGTCGGCGGCACGGCCGGGGTGGACATCGGGGTCGCGGTCAACCCGGAGTTCCTGCGCGAGGGCACGAGCGTGCGGGACTTCTTCGACCCGCCCAAGACCGTCATCGGTGAGCTCGACCCGGCAAGCGGCGATGCGGTGGTGGCGCTGTACGACGGCTTGCCCGGCGAGGTGTTCCGGGTGCCGGTCCCGACGGCCGAGGCGATCAAGTACGCGGACAACGCCTTCCACGGCCTGAAGATCGGCTTCGCGAACGAGCTGGGCGCGGTGTGCCAGGCGCTCGGGGTGGACTCGCACCAGGTGATCGACGTGTTCCTGGCCGACCGCAAGCTGAACATCAGCTCCGCCTACCTGCGGCCCGGCTTCGCCTTCGGTGGCTCCTGCCTGCCCAAGGACCTGCGCAGCCTGGTTCACGCGGCGCAGCGGGCCGACGTCTCGGTGCCCATCCTCGCCCACGTGCTGCCCTCCAACTCCGACCATCTGCAGCGCGCGGTGGAACTGGTCGAGCGCACCGGCAAGCGCCGGGCGGGCCTGTTCGGCCTGTCCTTCAAACCCGGCACGGACGACCTCCGCGAAAGCCCGCTCGTCGAGCTGGCGGAGAGGCTCTATGGCAAGGGGTACGACCTGAAGATCTACGACGCCAACGTGAGCCTCTCCCGGCTGCTCGGCGCGAACCGCGAGTACATCGAGACCCGGCTGCCGCACCTCGCGCAACTGCTCGCGGACTCGGTCGACGAGGTACTCGAGCACGCCGAGGTGGTCCTGGTCGGGACCAGGGATCCGGCCGTCCTGTCGGCGTTGCCCCATGGCGGCGACGGCCCGGTGATCGTCGACCTCATCCACCTTCCCGACGCCGAGGTGCGCCGGACCGAACCGGGGTACATGGGCCTTGCTTGGTGA